GGCGACGTAGTCGATGTGGTCGAGGAAGGCACTGATGTCGCCGTTGCCGCCGAGGAATGCGGGTACATTGGTGATGCCCATGGTGCCCCCGGTATCGAGTACTGCGCGGATGATGTTGTCGGGTTTGCTGCGGATGTGTTCGTTGACTGTGCAGGCGACGGAGTGGCTGACGACGACGGGTTGTGTGGATGCTTTTGCCGCGTCGAGGCAGGTTTGCCAGCCGGTGTGGGCGAGGTCTATGATGATGCCGAGGCGGTTCATTTCGTTGACTGTGGTGTGTCCAAAGTCGCTTAATCCCGCGTCGTTGGGTTCGCCGCAGCCGTCTCCAATGGGGTTGCGGCGGTTGTACGTGAGGTGCATCATGCGCGCGCCTAGTTGTGCAAAGACGCGGATGTAGCGCAGTTCTTCGTCCGGGTTGGCTTGGTCGCCAGCGAGTGGGATGCCGTTGCAGGTGAGGTAGGTGCAGCGTTTGCCCGCTTTGTGGGCTGCGACGATGTCGTCGGGCGTGGTGACGCGCTGGAGGAAGTCGGACATGGCGTCGGTGTTGTACGTGTGTCGAGCAAGGCGTTTGATGAGGCGCAGGGGGTCGTTGCATTCTTCTCCTGCGTTTTGAAAGGTGCAGGTGACGCCAGAGGTCTGCCAGATTTCCCGGTATTCTCGACGGAGTTCGGGGGTGAGTGCCCAGCGGGTCATGCCCATGTCTTCGGTGAGGTCTTGCAGTTCGCGGTCAGACGCGCCTGCTTCGATGGCTGCGTTGACGGGGTCGGGATCGACGGGTGAGCGCAGGCCCAGGCCGTAGGATTCGATGACGAGGGCGTGTTCGTGAAGTTCCAGGCCGTGATCCAGGTCGCGCTGTGACGGTTTGAGGATGTTGAGTGCTACGTCGCGAGCGTGTTGCATTTGGTCGTTCATGGTTGTTTTCCTGTTTTATATGTTAAGCGGTCAGCAAATCAGGCGTTATAGAGCCGTCATCGCGGTATGTTTTTGAGCCGCGATCCAGAAGGTTTTTTACAAAAAATCGATCAGGTCCTCGTTTTTTGCAAGGTCATATTTTATTGTCAGCGTTGCTTCGGGATAAAGCGCGTAGGCCGCTTCTGCCCAGGAGGTGTCGAAGGTATCGCCCGTGTTGTGTAAGAGCAAGTTGTTCGGGGCGATGAGTGCTGCGGCATTGGGCAAGCCTCCCGCTTTGAGTATGCCGGGGATGGGCAGGTGTTTGAGGTAGTCGTTTTCGGTTGCGGTGTTGAATGCGTTGATGTCGGATGCGATTTGTAGATCGGTGCGTTCTGTGATTGCACCTGCGATGATGGTCCAGAGTCCGGCATTGCCAAAGCCGACGATGTTTACTGGACCACTGGGTATGTGGCGCAATGCGAGTGCGATGTCGTATATGCGTTCGGCGTCATCGGTGCGGTTAAAGGTGTTGAAGAATTTCCCGCCTCCGCGCGGTTCTTCGGGATTTTCTTCGCCGATGTTTTGGCCCGTGCCGAAGGGGTCTATGGCATAGACGGTGTGATTTTTGTCGAGGAGGGCCTGGATAATGGGTGAGTACAGGGCGTCCATGCCGTGCGGGTGAATTAAGAGGGTGGATGTGTCGGACGGGGTTTCGGGCGTGAAGGTGCGGATGGGGACGCGCACGTTGCGGCGGTTGCCGATGAGTGTTCCGTTTTCTTTCGTGTTGTGTTCGTAAGTGACGGTGCTGTTGTCGTAGCCGACGGTTATGCGCAGTGCTTCGCCCAGGGTGCGTCGATTTGCGGCGAGGGTGTCGGGGGTGTTTGGGCGATAGGTTTCCAGTGCGGTTTTGGATGCGGCAATGCACTGGCGGATGAGGTCTGCGTGTTGGGTGATTGCGCCGTCGGGCAGGCCATTGAAAAAGGCGAGCATGTTTTTGTGTTCTTCGACTTCAAAAGGGGGTTCGCTAAAGTTGTCGTCAAAGGGCAGGTCGAGCCAGCGGGCGAACCAGCGGTACACGGCTTCTCGCATTTCGAGGTTGTAGCCGTGGGGCGCGTCAATCTGGATTTGAGAGATGCGGTCGTCGGCGTCGTAGAGGTCGTATATGCGTTTGATGGCGGGGTATTCGACGTCGGGTGTGTGTTGTGTCCAGTCCTGTGAGGAACTGACGAGGATGAGGGGTTTGGGCGCGAAGGTGGCGCCGATATCGACGTTGTTGGTGTCGATGCGCAGCAGGGGGGCGTTTTCACAGACACAGCCGCCTTGCATGTAGGCGGAGACCATGCAGACGGGTGCGGCGACGTGCAGGCGGTCGTCAACGGCATAGAGGTTATAGGTTTGGGTGCCGCCGCCCGATTCGCCGGTGCAGCCCAGGCGGTTGGTATCGACTTCGGGGAGTTCGCAGAGGAAGTCGAGTGCGCGGATGCTGTTCCAGAGTTGAAATCCCAGGATGCCGATGTTCCAGAGCATGCGGTCGTCTTGTTTGTGGGGCCAGGGTGCGCGGTGTACAATACTGTAGGTTTCTTTCTGGTATGCGCCGGAGAGGTGTCGGGCACTGTCGTTGTAATCGACCATGTCCCACATGAAGGCCGTGCAGCCCATTCGAGCAAAGGTGATGCCCCTGCCCGGGTAGGATGTGTCGCCGTGTTGTATGCGGCCCAGTTGTGCATGTCCGTGTGGGCTTAAGATGCCGGGGTGGCTTTTGGGTTGTGGGTCGAGGGGACGAAAGAGGCTGCCGCCCACGTAGAAGTTGGGCAAGCTCTGGAAGTAGGCTTTTTCGATGGTGTACCCGTCTCGTTCAATGCGGTCGTAGATGTGGATGTCGAGCGGGGTTTTTTCGGGCATTGGCCAGAGTCCAGCGGCAAAGAGGATTTGCTTTTTGAGTCTTGCCTTTTCTCGTTCCCAGGTTTCGCGGTCGGGATATGTTGCGGGCGTGAATTCGGTGCTGGTGTGCGGGAGGTTTTGCCATCGGGGGTCCATAGGGCCTCCTGTAAAAGCGCGAATCTACGAATCTACGAATCAGCGAATCTACGAATCGGGATTAGCACTGGCTTTGGGTGGTTGGGCGGGGTTCGTCTATTCGTCTATTCGTTCAATCGCCGCTGGGGCGCCGAAGTATTTTTTCAGGCGTTTTGCGTCGAATTTTTCCCGGCGGTCATAGGTGTAGATGCCGTTTTGTTCTTGTTCGATGTCGGTGAGTTGTGTGTAGCAATACCCCGCGATGTTGGGGTGGTTGAGGAGGATAGCTGTGAGTTTTTCGATGCGGTGATACACTTCTTCGATGTCGGTGGGGCGCTTGCCGTAGCCCCAGCTGCTTTTGCGGTCTGCGTCCTGTTCTGTTTCGACGGCATTGGGATCCCACCATGTGCCGCCATATTCATCGACGACATAGGGTTGGCCCTGATAGGGCGCGCTTAGTTCGGGAAAGCGGATGGGTGTGTTTTTCCAGTCGTCGGGGGATACGGGTGCGTAAGTTGTTTTGAATTTGGCGGGGTCCTGTTCGTAGTCGTGTACGGTGTAGATGTCCGTGCAGACGTGTACGTAGCCGCTGGTGTCGTGGCAGGGGCGAGAAGGGTCGAGTGCTCTGGTGAGGTCGTAGGTTTCCTGTATGGCTCGGCGGTGCGCTTCAAAGTGTTTGGTCGCGCCGCCCCGGGTTTCGTTGTATGGGGTCCATGCGAGGATGGAGGGGTGGTTGAGGTCGCGCTGGACTATTTCTCGCCATTCGCGCTGCTGGTTGTGTATGGATTGGGGTGAGCCAAAGTTCATGCCCCAGTCGCAGTATTCGCCCCAGGTGAGATAGCCGAGTTTGTCGGCCCAGTAGTGAAAGCGTTCTTCGAATACTTTCTGGTGTAGGCGCGCGCCATTGAAGCCGACGGCGAGCGATTTTTCGATGTCGGCTTTGAGCATGTCGTCGGATGGAGCGGTCCATATTCCGTCGGGATAGAATCCCTGGTCCAGTACAAGGCGCAGGAAGATGGGGGTGTTGTTGAGGTAGAATTTGTGGCCTTCGATGTGAAATTTTCGCAGGCCGGCATAGCTGTTGACTGTGTCGATGGTGGTGTCACCGTCGCAGAGTTCAAAGCGGAGGTCGTAGAGATGGGGGTTGTCTGGCGACCAGAGTTGTGGGTTTTTGATGCGCAAGGACATGGCAGCGCCGCTCGTGGCGGGCATGGTGGAGACCGCGACTTCTTCTTTGCCGTTGAGGAGGACGGCGCGAAAGGTGTGTCCGCGATGCGCGTTTTTGAATGTGGGGGTGAGTACAAAGCGGCTGCTGTCGAGGTCGGGTACGATGCGCACCGTTTCGATGCGCGATTCGGGTACGGCTTCGAGCCAGACGGTTTGCCATATTCCCGTGACGCGCGTGTAGTGGCAACCGCGGGAATAGAGGTCGGGGCACTGTTTGCCCGATGGCTGGTCGCCTGAGCGCGTGTCGTCATTGGCGCAGACGACGAGGTGGTTTGTGTCAGATGTGAGTGCGCCTGTGATGTCAAATGTGAAGGATGAACTGCCGCCGTAATGTTGTCCGATGAGCCGACCGTTGACCCAGGCTTTGCAGTGGTAATCGACCGCGCCGAAGTGCAGGAGTACGCGCTTGTCCGTCCATTCCTCGGGGATGTCGAGGGTTCGGTGATACCAGACCGAGGGCATGAAGTCCGTGTGTTGTATGCCCGAGAGGCAGGATTCTGGACAGAAGGGGACGGTGATGGCGCGGTCTAACTCAGCAGGATTTTGGGGCCAGCCTTTGGCTTCGCCGGATTGTCCAGTGTCAATGGCGAAGTTATAGGTGCCGTTGAGGTTCAACCAGGTGTTGCGCTGAAATTGCGGACGGGGGTGTTCGGGGCGCGGTTGTGTTTCGGGCATGAAGTACTCCTTATTAAAACCCGGCTTCTCTTGGAGGTAGAGGATCTACGGTCCAGGCCATGCGGTCGGCGAGGCGGGTCATGAGGTCGAGTCTTACGGTGGTGTAGTCGGGGTTGTTCCACTGATTGTGCGTTTCATTGGGGTCGGTTTCGAGGTCGTAGAGTTCGCCACCGCCAGTGCCGTGTGCGGCGACGAGTTTGTAGCGGTCGGTGCGCACCATGGTGGCATGGGCGGGCGGATTTTTATGGCCCTGCATGGCGTTGTAATATTCGCAGTAGATGTCGTCGCGGTGCTGGTCGAGGGGCGCGTCGCCTTTCAGGAGCGGTTGGAGGGTGCGGCCCTGCATGGCGGGATGGCGGTCGAGTCCGACCCATTCGAGGATGGTGGGTGCGAGGTCAACGAGTTCGACGAGTGCAGATGATCGCGAGCCGTCGTTGCGAAGGCCGGGTCCTGAGATGAGGAGGGGGACGCGCACAGCGGGTTCATAGAAGAAGGGACCTTTGAGGTAGATGCCGTGGTCGCCGAGCATTTCGCCGTGGTCAGAGGTGAAGATGATATAGGTGTTGTCGCGCTGTCCGGTTTCTTCGAGGCAGTCGAGCAGGTGGCCGATCTGCCGGTCGATGACATCGACCATGGCCCAATACGCCGCGGTGACCCAGCGGTGATCGGTGTCGGCCATTTGATCGTAGGCATACATGCCTTTGCCACCGTAGGAGCCGCTGTGATCGATGCGTTGCCAGATGGGTTTGTCGTCGAGTTCGCCTTCGGTGTAGTTGGGCAGGGGTATGTCGTCAATTATATCGCGGTAGCGTTCGAGGTCTTCGCGCGGGGGATCAAAGGCGTGATGCGGGTCAAAGGGGTTGAGGGAGAAGGTCCAGGGCATGTTTTCTTCAGCGCATCGGCGGATGAAGGTGATGGCGCGCTGGATGCAGTAGGTGGTCTGGCTGTGTTCTTCAGAGGGGAGTGTCTGTACGTATCGGGAACCGGGAAAGGGCTGGACGTCGCGCTTCAGGCTCTTGTCGCGCAACCACTGGTGATAGTCATTGGTGGGCCATCTGGGGGCCGGGTCGTGCGACCAGAAGAACTGGTCATAGCCGTCGTCTATGCGGCGTTCTGTGCCGTGACACGCGCTGGGGTTGCAGACCGAGATGTGGAGTTTGCCGGATAGGCCGCATACGTATCCGGCGTCGTGGAGTAGTTTGGTGACGGGGATTTCGTCGCCGGGTATGGATTGGCCGTTTTGCCGGCAGCGCGTGGTGCGCGGATAGCGTCCGGTGAGGAAGCTGGATCGGCTGGGCGTGCAGACGGGGCTTTGTGAGAAGGCGTATTCAAAGAGGATGCTTTGTTCGGCGAGGCGGTCCAGGTTGGGGGTGTGTACATAGGGGTTGCCATAACAGCCGAGGGTGTCAAAGCGCTGCTGGTCAGTGCAGATCCAGAGGATGTTTGGTTTGTCGGGCATGAATACCTCGTGTTATAAAATTAACAAACAATCACGCGCTGATGGCCAGTCCAATGCCTTTTTCTCCGCCACCGGCGTAATAGAGATAGAGTTTTTTATCGTGAAATATGGGAAAGGGGTCGCGCACATTTTGCTTTTCCCATTCTCCCTGGGGGGTCAGGATTGTGCCGTGTTTTTGAACAAGGCTTACCGCGTGGTCGTTGATTTGTAATGTGGCAGCGAAGATGCTTTCACAGGTTGCATCGGTGTTGGAAAAACAAGAATAGGTCGCCAGGATGTGTGTGTCGTCGATGCGCGTGCATCCAATATGGCGAATGCGCTGGTGTTCCCCATATATTTCTTCGGCGGTGAGGATGGCGCCGGTTTCGTCAAGGATCCAGTTTAATCCGTCGGGTGAATAGGCGTGTCCAATGCTTGTGGGATGGGAGCGACCTGCCCGTTGTTCTTTGGGAAGTTTTTTGGTTTCACCGTTGTAATCAGCTTCTTCGCGGCTCATGGTCATGAAGAAGCCGTGGCATCCGTTTTCTGTGGGTACGACGCGCAGATACATGTTGGTGGCCGCACGCCAATGATCGGGTGTGGTGATGGGGAGGAGGAGGTTGTTGGGATGTACATCAAAGTGGATGCCGTCGGTTGAGGTGGCTGCGCCTGAGTTTTGAATGCGTTGATAATAGTGGGTGGGCATTCGGCGGTTTTGTTCTTCGAGGACTTCTGGCGGACAGCCGCCGTGGTAGTAGAGGATGAAGCGGTTGTTGTAATAAGTGATTTCGGGCGAGCTGAGGTGGCCCGTGACGGCGGGGCAATTGTCGATGTGGAGGACGGCTTCTTTTTGCATTGTCCAGGGGCCTTCGAGCGTTGGCGCGGTTGCAAAGCCGATTTCTCTGCCGCCGTGTGAGGCGAGATACATGTAGTAGCGATCAATGGGGCTGTCCAGTTTGTCGCTCATGTCGATGACGCTGGGAAACATGATGGATCGTTTTTTTTTGAAATCCCAGGTGATATCGTCGATGGTTAAGAGGGGGTTGGAATTGAAGCGCTGGAGTGTTTGGAGAAAATGAGGTTGTGTCATGGTATGGATGGGTGTATTATGGTGGTCGGTGATCATGATTTTTGTAGCTTTTGAATAGACATGATGAAGGGAGTTTGTATGATGCGCAAGCCAAATATTATCTACCTTTTGGCCGATGATTGGGGATATGGAGATGTGAGTTGTTTGAATCCCGATTCGAAGATTCCGACGCCGCATACGGATCAACTCGCGTCCGAGGGGATGATTTTTACGGATGCACATAGCAATTCTGCGGTGTGTACGCCCACGCGATATGGGGTGATGACGGGGCGCTATTGCTGGCGTTCGCGGTTGAAGCGCGGGGTTTTGAATGGGTATTCTGAGCCGTTGATCGAAGATGGGCGGATGACTGTGCCATCGTTGCTGCGCGATGAGGGTTATACGACGGCGTGTGTGGGCAAGTGGCATTTGGGTTTGGGCTGGCAGGTGAGAGATGGGGCTGAACGGGCGAATGGGGAGTCGGTGGATT
This genomic stretch from Gemmatimonadota bacterium harbors:
- a CDS encoding sulfatase-like hydrolase/transferase; translated protein: MPDKPNILWICTDQQRFDTLGCYGNPYVHTPNLDRLAEQSILFEYAFSQSPVCTPSRSSFLTGRYPRTTRCRQNGQSIPGDEIPVTKLLHDAGYVCGLSGKLHISVCNPSACHGTERRIDDGYDQFFWSHDPAPRWPTNDYHQWLRDKSLKRDVQPFPGSRYVQTLPSEEHSQTTYCIQRAITFIRRCAEENMPWTFSLNPFDPHHAFDPPREDLERYRDIIDDIPLPNYTEGELDDKPIWQRIDHSGSYGGKGMYAYDQMADTDHRWVTAAYWAMVDVIDRQIGHLLDCLEETGQRDNTYIIFTSDHGEMLGDHGIYLKGPFFYEPAVRVPLLISGPGLRNDGSRSSALVELVDLAPTILEWVGLDRHPAMQGRTLQPLLKGDAPLDQHRDDIYCEYYNAMQGHKNPPAHATMVRTDRYKLVAAHGTGGGELYDLETDPNETHNQWNNPDYTTVRLDLMTRLADRMAWTVDPLPPREAGF
- a CDS encoding beta-glucuronidase: MPETQPRPEHPRPQFQRNTWLNLNGTYNFAIDTGQSGEAKGWPQNPAELDRAITVPFCPESCLSGIQHTDFMPSVWYHRTLDIPEEWTDKRVLLHFGAVDYHCKAWVNGRLIGQHYGGSSSFTFDITGALTSDTNHLVVCANDDTRSGDQPSGKQCPDLYSRGCHYTRVTGIWQTVWLEAVPESRIETVRIVPDLDSSRFVLTPTFKNAHRGHTFRAVLLNGKEEVAVSTMPATSGAAMSLRIKNPQLWSPDNPHLYDLRFELCDGDTTIDTVNSYAGLRKFHIEGHKFYLNNTPIFLRLVLDQGFYPDGIWTAPSDDMLKADIEKSLAVGFNGARLHQKVFEERFHYWADKLGYLTWGEYCDWGMNFGSPQSIHNQQREWREIVQRDLNHPSILAWTPYNETRGGATKHFEAHRRAIQETYDLTRALDPSRPCHDTSGYVHVCTDIYTVHDYEQDPAKFKTTYAPVSPDDWKNTPIRFPELSAPYQGQPYVVDEYGGTWWDPNAVETEQDADRKSSWGYGKRPTDIEEVYHRIEKLTAILLNHPNIAGYCYTQLTDIEQEQNGIYTYDRREKFDAKRLKKYFGAPAAIERIDE
- a CDS encoding membrane dipeptidase yields the protein MNDQMQHARDVALNILKPSQRDLDHGLELHEHALVIESYGLGLRSPVDPDPVNAAIEAGASDRELQDLTEDMGMTRWALTPELRREYREIWQTSGVTCTFQNAGEECNDPLRLIKRLARHTYNTDAMSDFLQRVTTPDDIVAAHKAGKRCTYLTCNGIPLAGDQANPDEELRYIRVFAQLGARMMHLTYNRRNPIGDGCGEPNDAGLSDFGHTTVNEMNRLGIIIDLAHTGWQTCLDAAKASTQPVVVSHSVACTVNEHIRSKPDNIIRAVLDTGGTMGITNVPAFLGGNGDISAFLDHIDYVAKTFGTDAVTIGTDRGYPSKYSDEANRKLNPRPRQRNRWEALWPPGDPLHSPEWRQPHQEQSLTWTNWPLFTVGLVQRGYSDDDIAKIIGGNILRVAQDVWKNSAYAV